Proteins encoded in a region of the Stieleria neptunia genome:
- a CDS encoding NAD-dependent epimerase/dehydratase family protein, translating into MANVLVTGATGFIGTQLVRHLSSRGDRVVCLVRSSSDRRGLQASAPQFVVGDLSDRRSLDNAVHDCDIVFNLAGTTKALRQREFEQANVLGPRLLAEACADRDTPPTLVHVSSLAAAGPCSGSTLRTETDDPTPVSDYGRSKLRGEAALLEFAASVPISILRPPIVLGPGDRDGFEMFNGIAKWNLHLVPGFADHLFSVIHVDDLSHALQHVASSGKRVCHNATDRRGIYFAAADETPTYAELGQMIGRSLGKQHVRIVRSPSPLIWTIATINSGISRLRGRPHILSIDKAREATAGSWVCDASRLRRETGFQPAKTLQERIDETTNWYINNGWIKGSR; encoded by the coding sequence ATGGCCAACGTTCTCGTCACCGGCGCGACCGGTTTCATCGGCACCCAGTTGGTCCGCCATCTTTCATCGCGCGGTGATCGCGTCGTGTGCCTGGTTCGATCCAGCTCGGATCGACGCGGCCTGCAAGCCTCCGCCCCACAGTTCGTCGTCGGCGATCTGTCGGACCGGCGATCGCTGGACAATGCCGTCCATGATTGCGACATCGTCTTTAATCTGGCCGGAACGACCAAAGCGCTGCGGCAACGGGAGTTCGAACAAGCCAACGTGCTCGGACCAAGGCTGTTGGCCGAGGCCTGTGCCGATCGCGACACCCCGCCCACGCTGGTCCACGTGTCCTCCTTGGCCGCCGCCGGACCGTGCAGCGGATCCACCCTGCGAACCGAAACCGACGATCCCACGCCGGTTTCCGACTACGGGAGAAGCAAACTGCGCGGTGAAGCAGCGCTGCTGGAATTTGCCGCTTCCGTTCCGATCTCGATCCTCCGCCCGCCGATCGTCCTCGGCCCCGGCGATCGCGACGGATTCGAGATGTTTAACGGGATCGCGAAATGGAACTTGCACTTGGTCCCCGGCTTTGCCGACCATCTCTTCTCCGTGATCCATGTCGACGACCTCTCCCACGCACTACAACACGTTGCATCGAGCGGCAAGCGTGTTTGCCACAACGCGACCGATCGCCGAGGCATCTATTTCGCCGCCGCCGACGAAACACCGACGTACGCCGAACTCGGACAGATGATCGGCCGATCATTGGGTAAACAACACGTGCGGATCGTCCGCAGCCCCTCGCCACTGATCTGGACCATCGCAACGATCAACAGCGGTATTTCCCGACTTCGCGGCCGGCCACATATCCTCAGCATCGACAAAGCCAGAGAAGCCACCGCGGGCTCCTGGGTCTGCGACGCCTCGCGGCTTCGCCGCGAAACCGGATTTCAACCCGCCAAGACGCTTCAAGAAAGAATCGACGAGACCACAAATTGGTACATCAACAACGGTTGGATTAAAGGGAGTCGGTGA
- a CDS encoding heavy metal translocating P-type ATPase — protein sequence MSSTAPTPDSVSSTPPQRCEIPCVHCGLPTVCSTADDPTRVFCCGGCRQAYELIHGWGLDDYYAIRDRTGGSTGVFSKADASRYDAFDDDQYLGASAPRRAADGSLSTELSVSGLHCAACAWLIENVAGRTRGWTLARVKLNRHTVQIVFDPQQIKLSEIADLIGRLGYTLSPLTTEPVDRFRQENRRLLMQIAVAGFCAANAMWIAIALYAGDASGVAGEHRLFLRLAAAALGIATVAFPGRTFFVSALAALRNWTPHMDLPVALGLSVGTIVGLVNAISGSGEVYFDSLAMLVFLLLIGRWIQFRQQHRAASAVDLLLRITPQHARLVDEDSPEGPDRWVMVNSLKAGQVIRVNVSESLPVDGRIIAGESMLDRSLLTGESVPVEAKVGDGVTAGTVNLSRPIKVRVEAIGADSRIGRVMESVEAAMAQRTPIVQLADRIGGVFVVVVTLLAAIAFAAWFSHGIDVATANATSLLIVACPCALALATPLAIAVSLGRAAKRKILIRDGDVLQQLSGRGKVWFDKTGTLTEGRPRAELVYGSTDGLRMAAAIERECCHPIADAILREADRLDLIPATGADEIQLGAGGLSGRCQGLRVDVGNESFLRRQGVELSSDVTEHCERCLQNQTTPVIVAVAGCVVAVLAIADPVKQDAKSTIDRIRQAGWDVGILSGDHQELVGKVSRRVGIDPQNAFGGLSPEDKLKRVTTGAAGPVVMIGDGANDAAALAAADVGIAVRGGAEVSLQAAPVFVASGTLESVADLMDASRRTNHLIRTTFAVSLAYNVIAVVLAIFGFISPLVAAVLMPISSVSVLSLTLGWPTFAEDAS from the coding sequence ATGTCATCGACCGCCCCCACGCCGGACTCCGTATCCAGTACACCGCCGCAGCGCTGCGAGATTCCTTGCGTGCATTGTGGGCTGCCGACCGTTTGCAGCACCGCGGATGACCCGACACGGGTGTTTTGTTGCGGCGGTTGTCGACAGGCCTACGAGTTGATCCATGGCTGGGGGCTGGACGACTACTACGCGATTCGTGATCGAACGGGCGGATCGACCGGAGTGTTTTCCAAGGCGGACGCGTCGCGTTATGACGCGTTTGACGACGACCAGTATTTGGGCGCGTCGGCTCCCCGGCGGGCGGCCGATGGCAGCTTGTCGACCGAGTTGTCCGTCAGCGGACTGCACTGTGCGGCGTGCGCGTGGCTGATCGAGAACGTCGCCGGGCGGACGCGAGGGTGGACGCTGGCGCGGGTCAAACTGAACCGCCACACCGTTCAAATTGTGTTTGATCCCCAACAGATCAAACTCAGCGAGATCGCTGATCTGATCGGCAGGTTGGGTTACACACTGTCGCCGCTGACGACCGAGCCGGTGGACCGATTTCGCCAGGAGAATCGTCGGCTGTTGATGCAGATCGCCGTGGCCGGATTTTGCGCGGCCAACGCGATGTGGATCGCGATCGCGCTGTATGCCGGCGACGCGTCGGGCGTGGCCGGCGAGCACCGTTTGTTTTTGCGGTTGGCGGCGGCGGCGTTGGGGATCGCCACGGTGGCGTTTCCCGGCCGGACGTTTTTCGTCAGCGCGCTGGCGGCACTCCGCAATTGGACGCCGCACATGGATCTGCCGGTCGCGTTGGGGCTGTCCGTCGGGACGATCGTCGGGCTGGTCAACGCCATCAGCGGCAGCGGCGAAGTGTATTTTGATTCGTTGGCGATGCTGGTGTTCTTGCTGTTGATCGGGCGTTGGATTCAGTTTCGACAACAGCATCGTGCGGCCAGCGCGGTGGATCTGTTGCTTCGCATCACGCCGCAACACGCCCGCTTGGTCGATGAAGATTCGCCGGAGGGGCCGGACCGTTGGGTGATGGTCAATTCGCTCAAGGCGGGGCAGGTGATCCGGGTCAACGTTTCAGAAAGTCTTCCGGTGGATGGTCGGATCATCGCGGGCGAATCGATGCTGGACCGATCGTTGTTGACCGGCGAAAGCGTTCCGGTCGAAGCCAAGGTCGGGGATGGCGTGACCGCGGGAACCGTCAATCTGTCGCGACCGATCAAGGTTCGCGTCGAAGCCATCGGGGCGGACAGCCGAATCGGACGGGTGATGGAATCGGTGGAAGCGGCGATGGCCCAGCGGACGCCGATCGTTCAATTAGCCGATCGAATCGGTGGCGTGTTTGTGGTGGTCGTGACGCTGTTGGCGGCGATTGCGTTTGCCGCCTGGTTTTCCCACGGGATCGATGTCGCGACAGCCAACGCCACGTCGCTGTTGATTGTGGCCTGCCCCTGTGCGTTAGCGTTGGCGACACCGCTGGCGATCGCGGTTTCGCTCGGTCGCGCGGCAAAACGTAAGATCTTGATTCGCGACGGCGATGTGCTGCAACAGCTCAGCGGCCGCGGGAAGGTCTGGTTCGACAAAACGGGGACATTGACCGAAGGCCGCCCCCGCGCGGAATTGGTTTATGGGTCAACCGACGGTTTGCGGATGGCCGCGGCGATCGAACGCGAGTGTTGTCACCCGATCGCCGATGCGATCTTGCGCGAGGCGGACCGGCTGGATTTGATTCCGGCGACCGGTGCCGATGAAATTCAACTGGGGGCCGGCGGTTTGTCGGGCCGCTGCCAGGGACTACGGGTCGACGTCGGCAACGAATCGTTCTTGCGACGTCAGGGGGTGGAACTCTCGAGCGATGTCACCGAACACTGCGAGCGTTGTTTGCAGAATCAAACCACGCCGGTGATCGTCGCGGTCGCTGGCTGCGTGGTTGCGGTGCTGGCGATCGCCGATCCGGTCAAGCAAGACGCCAAGTCCACGATCGATCGAATCCGGCAGGCCGGTTGGGACGTCGGGATTCTGTCGGGTGACCATCAGGAGCTGGTCGGCAAAGTGTCGCGCCGGGTCGGGATCGATCCACAAAACGCATTTGGGGGACTTTCGCCCGAAGACAAATTGAAACGCGTGACGACGGGTGCCGCGGGGCCGGTGGTGATGATCGGCGATGGTGCCAACGACGCGGCGGCACTGGCGGCGGCGGACGTCGGCATCGCGGTGCGTGGGGGGGCGGAAGTGAGTCTTCAAGCCGCGCCGGTATTCGTCGCTTCGGGGACGCTGGAAAGTGTGGCGGACTTGATGGATGCATCGCGACGGACCAATCATTTGATCCGGACGACGTTCGCGGTCTCGCTGGCGTACAATGTGATCGCCGTCGTGTTGGCGATTTTCGGATTCATCAGCCCGCTGGTCGCCGCGGTGTTGATGCCGATCAGTTCGGTTTCCGTGTTGTCGCTGACACTCGGCTGGCCGACGTTTGCCGAGGACGCATCATAA
- a CDS encoding heavy metal translocating P-type ATPase, whose amino-acid sequence MSELKTAEVNRRAEFNVSGMTCAGCAQSIERSLLRQPDVSSAVVNFAGGNVVVSYDPSGTDEAELAEVIRQTGFQVETGDRDTAEQDRRQEDHDTLVMWIGVALTLPLFVLSMGRDFGLWGPWAHAGWVNYLMFALATPVQFYVGREFYLGAYRSLRSRFANMDVLVTMSTSVAYFFSVAVMLLLSFGSEMLGQHVYFETSATIISLVMVGHWIESRAKTRTNGAITSLLNLQAKNARVLRDGVEVDLPIQEVVVGDHVIVRAGEQIPVDGAVIAGESVVDESMITGESMPIHKPIGSGVIGATINGDGMLTVEARHLGAESALARIVKQVAEAQATKAPIQKLADQISGIFVPIVIAVALVAFCVWFFVLGDTVGAILRMISVLIISCPCAMGLATPLAVTVGMGRGAENGILFKSSEAIQRVGAIKHVVLDKTGTITRGEQVVTDTITVAGLSGERLIEMAGSVERGSQHPIATAILAEADRLGVDTTMPDDVQSSSGQGVTAVWKGQRVRVGNQRFIEQEASIDPTLQTRAAELQRQAKTVMWIACEGEVVGLIAVADTIKPESAEAIARLHGQGIVVSMLTGDNQHTAAAVASQVGIDDVMAEVLPGEKTERIRELQSRGEFTAMVGDGINDAPALAQADVGIAIGTGTDVAIEAADVTLLGGELRGVSRAVKLSALTMRNIKQNLFWAFAYNVALIPIAAGVLAGVESAPMWLRELHPITAALAMVGSDLVIVSNALRLRRAKVD is encoded by the coding sequence GTGTCAGAATTAAAAACTGCCGAGGTGAACCGACGGGCCGAATTCAACGTGTCGGGCATGACTTGTGCCGGGTGCGCTCAATCGATCGAGCGGTCGTTGTTGCGGCAGCCGGACGTGAGTTCCGCCGTGGTTAATTTCGCCGGCGGAAACGTCGTCGTCAGCTACGATCCGTCGGGAACCGACGAAGCGGAATTGGCCGAAGTGATTCGTCAGACCGGGTTCCAGGTGGAAACGGGTGACCGCGACACCGCCGAGCAAGATCGTCGACAAGAGGATCACGACACATTGGTCATGTGGATCGGCGTCGCGCTGACGTTGCCGTTGTTCGTGCTCAGCATGGGCCGTGATTTCGGCCTCTGGGGTCCGTGGGCGCATGCCGGCTGGGTGAACTACTTGATGTTCGCCCTGGCCACGCCGGTGCAGTTTTATGTCGGCCGTGAGTTCTATCTGGGGGCGTATCGATCGCTGCGAAGCCGATTCGCCAACATGGATGTGTTGGTGACGATGAGCACTTCGGTCGCCTACTTTTTTAGCGTGGCGGTGATGCTGTTGTTGTCCTTCGGTAGCGAGATGCTGGGGCAACATGTTTATTTCGAAACCTCCGCCACGATCATTTCCCTGGTGATGGTCGGCCACTGGATCGAGAGCCGTGCCAAGACGCGAACCAATGGTGCGATCACGTCGCTGTTGAATCTGCAAGCGAAAAACGCGCGCGTCCTCCGTGATGGCGTGGAAGTCGATCTGCCGATCCAAGAAGTGGTTGTGGGAGATCACGTGATCGTGCGAGCGGGAGAACAGATTCCCGTCGACGGCGCGGTGATCGCGGGCGAAAGCGTGGTCGACGAGAGCATGATCACCGGTGAGAGCATGCCGATCCACAAACCGATCGGGAGCGGTGTGATCGGCGCGACGATCAACGGCGATGGAATGCTAACGGTCGAGGCGCGTCACTTGGGCGCCGAATCGGCGCTCGCGCGGATCGTCAAACAGGTCGCCGAGGCCCAGGCGACCAAGGCGCCGATCCAAAAGCTGGCCGATCAGATCTCCGGGATCTTTGTTCCGATCGTGATCGCGGTCGCGCTGGTCGCGTTTTGCGTCTGGTTCTTCGTCCTCGGCGACACCGTCGGGGCGATCTTGCGGATGATCTCGGTGTTGATCATTTCCTGTCCCTGTGCGATGGGCCTGGCGACGCCGCTGGCCGTGACGGTCGGAATGGGACGCGGCGCCGAGAACGGGATACTGTTCAAGTCCAGTGAAGCGATCCAGCGCGTCGGTGCGATCAAGCACGTCGTGCTGGACAAAACGGGAACGATTACGCGCGGCGAACAAGTGGTCACCGATACGATCACCGTCGCGGGACTCAGCGGCGAGCGATTGATCGAGATGGCTGGCAGTGTCGAACGCGGCAGCCAGCACCCGATCGCCACCGCCATCTTGGCCGAAGCCGATCGCTTGGGCGTGGACACCACGATGCCTGACGACGTCCAGTCCAGCTCTGGTCAGGGCGTGACGGCGGTTTGGAAAGGACAACGCGTCCGAGTCGGCAATCAACGTTTCATCGAGCAGGAGGCATCCATCGATCCGACGCTACAGACCCGCGCGGCGGAACTGCAACGCCAAGCCAAAACGGTCATGTGGATCGCTTGCGAAGGCGAAGTGGTCGGCTTGATTGCCGTGGCGGACACGATCAAGCCGGAGTCGGCCGAGGCGATTGCAAGGCTGCATGGCCAAGGCATCGTGGTTTCCATGCTGACCGGCGACAATCAACACACCGCCGCCGCGGTCGCCAGCCAGGTCGGGATCGATGACGTGATGGCGGAGGTGTTGCCGGGGGAGAAAACAGAGCGGATTCGCGAGCTGCAGTCGCGGGGCGAATTCACGGCGATGGTGGGCGACGGAATCAACGACGCCCCGGCGCTGGCCCAGGCGGATGTGGGAATCGCGATCGGCACCGGCACGGATGTCGCGATCGAAGCGGCGGACGTCACGTTGTTGGGCGGAGAGTTGCGAGGTGTCTCACGGGCCGTCAAGTTGTCAGCGCTGACGATGCGGAACATCAAACAAAACCTGTTCTGGGCCTTTGCCTACAACGTCGCACTGATCCCGATCGCCGCGGGCGTGCTGGCCGGTGTTGAGTCGGCGCCGATGTGGCTGAGAGAGCTGCATCCGATCACCGCGGCGCTGGCCATGGTCGGTTCGGATCTGGTGATCGTGAGTAATGCGCTCAGGCTGAGACGGGCGAAGGTGGACTAG
- a CDS encoding DUF1552 domain-containing protein, translating into MTNKHDHAPRTAPTRFHSAKTRLARRTVLRGSGVAMSLPWLSAMEASAGTSSVPPAQRFVSVTIGLGLLGENLFPEQAGRGYAPSRYLNSMADIRDQFTVVSGSSHPGVSNGHRAEASILTATPIGNSGSAKNTISVDQYLAKHRGGATRYPSLVLSTSGTQSPSYTDTGAMIPSESSPARLFATLFIDQSQQERLRQADRIRSGRSIMDVVNEDAKRLQRDLGAGDRNRLDSYFSSVRELEQRMAANERWAKLPKPVVDAKPPTPPDANDLVGCQAMMLSLMKLALQTDSTRFITLNLPGGNSKLPIEGVDEGYHTLSHHGRDADKLAQLALIEEQIVGAYGDFLRSLAGFEETDGNLLDQTSVLMTSNLGNASSHDNRNLPVLVGGGGFRHGQHLAFDRNSNYPLANLFVSVLQQSGLPTDAFSSGKTTMKGLEPTRT; encoded by the coding sequence ATGACGAACAAACACGATCACGCCCCGCGTACCGCCCCCACCCGTTTCCACTCTGCAAAAACTCGCCTGGCGCGTCGCACCGTGCTGCGCGGCAGCGGCGTCGCGATGTCACTGCCGTGGCTCTCGGCGATGGAAGCCTCTGCCGGAACATCATCCGTTCCCCCGGCCCAACGCTTCGTCTCGGTCACGATCGGATTGGGGTTATTGGGCGAAAACCTGTTCCCCGAACAAGCCGGTCGCGGGTATGCGCCGTCCCGCTATCTGAACTCCATGGCCGACATCCGTGATCAATTCACAGTCGTCTCCGGCAGCAGCCACCCGGGCGTTTCCAACGGGCACCGCGCCGAAGCGAGCATCCTGACCGCCACGCCGATCGGAAACAGCGGCAGCGCCAAGAATACCATCTCGGTCGACCAATACCTGGCCAAACATCGCGGCGGCGCCACGCGCTATCCATCGTTGGTCCTCAGCACCAGCGGAACGCAAAGCCCTTCGTACACCGACACCGGGGCCATGATTCCTTCGGAAAGCTCTCCGGCTCGACTGTTTGCGACGTTGTTTATCGACCAGTCGCAACAAGAACGCTTGCGGCAAGCCGATCGAATTCGCAGCGGACGCAGCATCATGGATGTGGTCAACGAAGACGCCAAACGATTGCAACGCGATCTGGGGGCCGGCGACCGTAACCGGTTGGATTCGTATTTCTCCAGCGTCCGTGAGTTGGAACAGCGGATGGCCGCCAACGAACGTTGGGCGAAACTGCCCAAGCCGGTCGTCGACGCCAAACCGCCGACCCCACCGGACGCCAACGACCTGGTCGGTTGCCAGGCGATGATGCTGAGCTTGATGAAACTGGCCCTGCAAACCGACTCGACACGATTCATCACGTTGAATCTGCCCGGTGGCAACAGCAAGTTGCCGATCGAAGGCGTCGATGAAGGCTATCACACGCTCAGCCATCACGGTCGCGACGCCGACAAGCTCGCCCAATTGGCGTTGATCGAAGAACAGATCGTTGGTGCCTATGGCGACTTCCTCCGCAGCTTGGCCGGCTTCGAAGAAACCGATGGCAACTTGTTGGACCAGACCTCCGTCCTGATGACCAGCAATCTCGGCAACGCATCGAGCCACGACAACCGCAACTTACCGGTTCTGGTTGGGGGTGGCGGCTTCCGCCACGGGCAACATCTCGCCTTTGATCGCAACAGCAACTATCCTTTAGCGAACCTGTTCGTTTCGGTGTTGCAGCAATCCGGCCTGCCAACCGATGCGTTTTCGAGCGGGAAAACGACGATGAAGGGGCTTGAACCGACACGGACGTAG
- the ccoS gene encoding cbb3-type cytochrome oxidase assembly protein CcoS: protein MSVLYIALPIALLLGGGGLLACLYCIRDGQYDDLDSPSVRILVDEHRVDEQAQPKEELGEA, encoded by the coding sequence ATGAGTGTGCTTTACATCGCATTGCCGATCGCGTTGCTGCTGGGCGGCGGCGGACTGCTCGCATGTCTGTACTGCATCCGGGACGGTCAGTATGACGATTTAGATTCGCCGTCGGTGCGGATCCTGGTGGATGAGCATCGGGTGGATGAACAGGCTCAACCAAAAGAAGAACTTGGGGAGGCCTAA